From a single Lewinella sp. LCG006 genomic region:
- a CDS encoding DNA/RNA non-specific endonuclease, producing the protein MKKTTVILLLSISLIGGQLNSQTLENQVTTLEQEIAKLDAQKAALLAQVEDLKLQMIRRDLKAVGLPSEEYVEHSAMLLEYAEQHEQAKWVAHIITPDVIDGNVFRTNDFREDPLITSGSATEVDYFLKYLQPDSTYKYDGFGYDRGHLAPSADFRWSQQALSESYFYSNMSPQLPDFNREGWAELEGLLRRYIVDHPETQLYVVTGPLLNDNLPVIERSVNKVSIPREFFKVVLDLKTGDAIGFLMPNATISKPISEYAKSIDEIEALTGLDFFSLIEQEETIESHVHLEHWFSDLPQGDVAPIYPPSLPRGHFNTEQAKQYMGENKSITVVGKVVGSRYSRSGNLWFNLDKQFPNQIFSVYIRKDDLVNFEGDPKEFFDGQVIKVTGVIQDFSGVPTVNVERSGEIEVFGE; encoded by the coding sequence ATGAAGAAGACCACTGTAATACTCCTCCTCTCCATCAGCTTGATAGGAGGGCAACTGAATAGTCAAACCCTGGAAAACCAGGTGACTACCCTGGAACAGGAAATTGCCAAATTGGATGCCCAAAAAGCCGCTTTACTGGCTCAGGTTGAAGACCTGAAACTGCAAATGATCCGACGTGATTTGAAAGCAGTAGGCTTACCGTCAGAGGAGTACGTTGAGCACAGCGCCATGCTATTGGAATATGCTGAGCAGCACGAGCAAGCCAAATGGGTGGCCCACATCATTACCCCAGATGTTATTGACGGCAATGTTTTTCGGACCAATGATTTTCGGGAAGATCCACTCATCACCTCTGGTTCGGCGACGGAGGTCGACTACTTTCTCAAATACTTACAGCCCGATAGCACTTACAAATACGATGGTTTTGGTTACGACCGTGGACACCTGGCGCCTTCGGCTGATTTCCGTTGGTCGCAACAGGCCTTATCGGAATCTTACTTTTACAGCAACATGTCGCCCCAGCTTCCTGACTTCAACCGCGAAGGTTGGGCGGAGTTGGAAGGGCTGTTACGTCGTTATATTGTCGACCATCCCGAGACACAACTCTACGTCGTGACGGGGCCGCTATTGAATGACAACCTGCCGGTGATTGAACGCAGCGTCAACAAAGTCTCCATTCCACGCGAATTCTTCAAAGTAGTACTGGACCTGAAGACGGGCGACGCCATTGGTTTCTTGATGCCTAATGCGACCATCTCCAAGCCCATTTCGGAATATGCCAAATCCATCGACGAGATAGAAGCACTCACCGGATTGGATTTCTTTTCCCTCATCGAGCAGGAAGAGACGATAGAGAGCCATGTACACCTGGAGCACTGGTTTTCCGACCTCCCTCAAGGCGATGTCGCCCCTATCTACCCTCCTAGCCTACCTCGTGGTCATTTCAATACCGAGCAAGCCAAGCAATACATGGGCGAAAACAAGTCCATCACGGTGGTAGGCAAAGTAGTGGGCAGCCGTTATAGCCGTTCTGGCAATCTGTGGTTTAACCTCGACAAGCAGTTTCCCAACCAGATTTTTTCGGTCTACATCCGCAAAGACGACCTTGTCAACTTCGAAGGTGACCCCAAGGAGTTTTTCGACGGGCAGGTGATCAAGGTCACCGGTGTCATCCAGGACTTCAGTGGTGTGCCTACGGTGAATGTGGAACGGAGTGGGGAGATTGAGGTGTTTGGGGAGTGA
- a CDS encoding DEAD/DEAH box helicase, with the protein MDNSLFYSHIEENDVNKDWIRKIKNYAEQNTEQQVYLISAPLGEKYSYSYEENVIVILSPGYRILFLDLIDNAPLFNEYCEDFIEDLSYISDKYSYKEYIGRPREWKSEIINRITPNNNLTIEQIFRENNLDDDNQRVGELLISLIVGSINDITKVGVKEPETLLDKVKQNIILFDGDQTRFIYQKFTNKTVSIQGLSGTGKTELLLHKLKELYVLEEEPKIFFTCHNIALANTLRSRIPSFFNFMRVEKQIEWNSKLWVNRAWGSGKDSNSGLYSYIASFYNFPFLGYDFSTNYNKIFTLALEYINGIDDEDFEFAFDYILIDERQDFPKVFFDLCDKITRKKIYIAGDIFQDIFENTLETELEVDVILNRCYRTDPRTLMFAHSIGLGLFEKEKLNWFEDLYWKAIGYNVNRIGNNQVELSREPIRRFEGLMLEDFESTVIENSTKIIDVIKILKSIKERHKTVMPEDIAIIILDRNKAIYEYIDSLCYSIRSQLEWNVNRAIETKSKTKNAVYITNTNNVKGLEFPFVICITAGIKNTYRYRNILYTMLTRSFIQSYLLVQNEIGLSALISGLKVINDENLIRTSEPSEEEKIAIKSTLVRIQNKKNISYKEFLNEIFNELEIDNRFRSKLEKAIIQTDIEEFDKDKTVKFIVANKEFYS; encoded by the coding sequence ATGGACAATAGCTTATTCTATAGTCATATAGAAGAAAATGACGTAAACAAAGACTGGATTAGAAAAATAAAAAACTACGCTGAACAAAATACGGAGCAGCAGGTTTATTTAATTTCAGCACCTCTTGGAGAGAAATATTCTTATTCTTATGAAGAAAATGTTATAGTAATTCTTTCGCCTGGGTATAGGATTTTATTTCTAGATTTAATTGATAATGCACCGTTGTTTAATGAATATTGCGAAGATTTTATAGAAGACTTAAGTTATATATCTGATAAGTATTCTTATAAAGAATATATTGGAAGACCTAGGGAATGGAAAAGTGAAATTATAAATAGGATAACTCCTAATAATAATTTAACTATAGAGCAAATATTTAGAGAAAACAACTTAGATGATGATAACCAACGTGTTGGAGAATTATTGATTTCGTTGATAGTTGGAAGTATTAATGACATCACTAAAGTTGGTGTAAAAGAACCTGAAACCCTTTTAGATAAAGTTAAGCAAAATATAATTCTGTTTGATGGAGATCAAACCAGATTCATTTATCAAAAATTTACAAATAAAACAGTTTCCATACAAGGTCTTTCTGGAACAGGAAAAACAGAGTTACTACTTCATAAGCTGAAAGAGCTTTATGTTCTTGAAGAAGAACCGAAAATTTTCTTCACTTGCCATAATATTGCATTAGCAAATACACTTAGATCAAGAATACCTTCTTTCTTTAATTTTATGAGAGTTGAGAAACAAATTGAATGGAACTCAAAACTTTGGGTCAATAGGGCTTGGGGTTCTGGTAAAGACTCGAATTCGGGGCTTTATAGTTATATTGCTAGTTTTTATAATTTTCCATTCCTTGGTTATGACTTTTCTACTAATTATAATAAAATTTTTACTTTAGCTCTTGAATATATTAATGGAATAGATGATGAGGATTTTGAATTTGCATTTGACTATATTCTTATTGACGAAAGGCAAGATTTCCCAAAAGTTTTTTTTGATTTATGCGATAAAATAACTAGAAAAAAAATTTATATTGCTGGAGATATTTTTCAAGATATTTTTGAAAATACTCTAGAAACAGAACTTGAAGTTGATGTTATTTTAAATAGGTGTTATAGGACTGATCCAAGAACTCTGATGTTTGCTCATTCAATCGGACTAGGATTATTTGAGAAGGAAAAACTCAATTGGTTTGAAGACTTGTATTGGAAGGCAATAGGATATAATGTTAACAGAATTGGTAATAACCAAGTAGAATTATCAAGAGAGCCAATTAGGAGATTTGAGGGTCTAATGCTTGAAGATTTCGAAAGTACTGTTATTGAAAACTCAACTAAAATTATTGATGTTATAAAAATACTTAAATCAATTAAGGAAAGACACAAAACTGTAATGCCAGAAGATATTGCAATTATTATTCTTGATAGGAATAAGGCTATTTATGAATATATAGATAGCCTTTGTTACTCCATAAGAAGTCAGTTGGAGTGGAACGTAAATAGAGCTATAGAAACAAAGTCGAAGACAAAAAATGCAGTTTACATTACGAATACAAACAATGTGAAGGGTCTTGAATTTCCATTTGTTATTTGTATAACAGCCGGTATAAAAAACACATATAGATATAGGAATATATTATACACAATGCTTACAAGGTCGTTTATTCAGTCATACTTATTGGTTCAAAATGAAATAGGGTTATCTGCATTAATAAGTGGTTTGAAAGTTATAAATGACGAAAATTTAATCAGGACAAGCGAGCCTTCTGAAGAGGAAAAAATTGCTATAAAAAGTACGTTGGTGAGAATACAGAATAAGAAAAATATATCTTATAAAGAATTTTTAAACGAAATTTTTAATGAGTTAGAAATTGATAATAGATTTAGGTCAAAATTAGAGAAAGCTATTATTCAGACAGATATCGAGGAATTTGATAAAGATAAAACTGTTAAATTTATCGTCGCAAATAAAGAATTTTATAGCTAA
- a CDS encoding dihydroorotase has translation MQWLFRAVKIMDPGNEWHGQTVDIRVANGLVAEIGPDLKLGEEKEIRLPQASVSTGWVDLEAIGGDPGFEHREDITSLTKAAAAGGFTKVGLRPEAHPVIHDKSGVSYLLQQARFAPVELLPIGAVSKDLAGKEITEMLDMRAAGAVAFSDGSHSIQHAGLLLRALLYVKTFDGLIMNQPQEATIAGKGQLHEGMVSTMLGMLGIPSLAEELMIDRDLRLLEYTDSRLHVSHVSTAVGVEKIRAAKAQGLRVTASVAALNLLLTVKDVENFNSDCKVLPPLREEQDRQALLQGLKDGTIDCISSNHTPLELEAKQLEFAYADFGAATISTAFSAARHGVGDFLTEEELISKFTSGPRRIFQLDPSSITVGSRAQLTFYQYNTLREVTLQDIHSKSKNSPLIGQTLTGKPLGILNGDQFVTS, from the coding sequence ATGCAGTGGCTTTTTCGAGCAGTAAAAATCATGGACCCGGGCAATGAATGGCACGGACAGACAGTGGATATTCGGGTTGCCAATGGCTTAGTCGCGGAGATTGGACCTGACTTGAAGCTTGGAGAGGAGAAAGAAATCCGCTTACCGCAAGCAAGTGTGTCTACTGGGTGGGTTGATCTCGAAGCCATCGGCGGTGACCCGGGGTTTGAACACCGCGAAGATATTACCTCACTCACCAAAGCTGCCGCTGCTGGTGGTTTCACCAAGGTAGGGCTGCGTCCGGAAGCTCATCCCGTTATTCACGACAAGTCGGGAGTGAGTTATTTGCTGCAACAAGCGCGTTTTGCACCGGTAGAATTACTGCCCATCGGAGCGGTGAGTAAAGACCTTGCGGGCAAGGAAATTACCGAAATGCTGGATATGCGAGCGGCTGGAGCCGTTGCTTTTTCAGACGGTAGTCATAGCATTCAGCACGCAGGCCTGTTATTGCGTGCACTACTTTACGTGAAGACCTTTGATGGGCTGATCATGAACCAGCCCCAGGAAGCGACCATTGCTGGTAAAGGGCAGCTCCACGAAGGTATGGTGAGTACCATGTTGGGGATGCTAGGCATTCCTTCCTTGGCCGAGGAGTTGATGATTGATCGTGACTTGCGCTTGTTGGAATATACCGATTCTCGCCTCCATGTCAGCCATGTTTCCACGGCAGTGGGGGTGGAGAAAATACGGGCTGCCAAAGCCCAAGGGCTACGGGTGACGGCTTCTGTAGCTGCGCTCAACTTACTGCTCACCGTCAAGGACGTCGAAAATTTCAATAGCGATTGTAAAGTGCTCCCTCCGCTGCGGGAAGAGCAAGATCGCCAGGCCTTATTACAGGGCTTGAAAGATGGCACGATCGACTGCATTTCCTCTAATCATACGCCCTTGGAGTTGGAAGCCAAGCAGCTGGAATTTGCCTATGCTGACTTTGGCGCGGCAACGATCTCCACTGCTTTTTCCGCAGCTCGCCACGGGGTGGGTGATTTTCTCACGGAAGAAGAGCTGATCAGCAAGTTTACCAGTGGTCCACGCCGAATTTTTCAATTAGATCCATCAAGTATTACTGTAGGTAGCCGTGCACAACTTACTTTTTATCAATACAATACGTTGCGTGAAGTAACGCTGCAAGATATCCATTCAAAGTCGAAAAATTCGCCATTGATTGGTCAAACATTGACGGGCAAGCCTTTGGGTATTTTGAACGGTGATCAGTTCGTCACCTCCTAA
- a CDS encoding putative DNA-binding domain-containing protein, giving the protein MDKPALSLADFQQWMLKMLLHPGYDAAKVGEGRSVSIEEVFKPSKRLAAKQHLAIYQHGYTARLRDCLAKQFTALEYALSPELFQAFADEYLRKYPSESYSLANLGDRFMTYLEETRPDRDEPIKEDWPDFMIELARFEWLINHLFNADVDHNGPLATMATSPEQLALVPGLRLLATKFPVRWFYQSVAKGEEPEFPGPAPSYYAILRRDYKLAFFDLHREQYLLLQALADGQALSQAFRSLSQKYGYTTEGLAEIWPVWYGEWERGGFF; this is encoded by the coding sequence GTGGATAAACCAGCACTCTCCTTAGCGGATTTCCAACAGTGGATGTTGAAGATGTTACTTCATCCAGGTTATGATGCTGCGAAAGTAGGAGAGGGGAGGAGTGTCTCCATTGAGGAAGTTTTCAAGCCTTCCAAACGCCTGGCCGCGAAACAACATCTGGCGATTTATCAACATGGTTATACCGCCCGCTTGCGCGACTGTCTGGCGAAACAGTTTACGGCCTTGGAATATGCGCTAAGCCCGGAATTGTTCCAGGCTTTCGCCGACGAATACCTCCGCAAATACCCCTCCGAAAGCTACAGCCTCGCCAACCTCGGCGATCGCTTCATGACCTACCTGGAGGAAACCCGCCCCGATCGCGATGAACCTATTAAAGAAGATTGGCCTGACTTCATGATCGAACTCGCCCGCTTTGAATGGCTAATCAACCACCTGTTTAATGCCGATGTGGACCACAATGGTCCGCTGGCTACCATGGCTACGTCGCCAGAACAACTGGCTCTCGTTCCTGGCTTACGCCTCCTGGCGACCAAGTTTCCGGTGCGCTGGTTTTACCAGTCGGTGGCCAAAGGCGAAGAGCCTGAGTTTCCTGGTCCTGCACCAAGTTACTATGCCATCTTGCGCCGTGATTACAAGCTGGCCTTCTTTGACCTACATCGGGAACAGTATCTGTTGTTGCAAGCCTTGGCGGATGGACAAGCCTTGTCACAAGCTTTTCGATCGCTTTCCCAAAAATACGGGTATACCACGGAGGGATTAGCTGAGATTTGGCCTGTTTGGTATGGGGAATGGGAGAGGGGTGGTTTTTTTTGA